The Pyrococcus horikoshii OT3 genome includes a window with the following:
- a CDS encoding DUF1156 domain-containing protein — protein MEKRLIESPNFPIEEVNEKSLKEKGPGRPPYWEMVFWWTRKPLIGARAIIAASLLPEDYDVNKFKSKIRLSEGHKANPEPMFRGKKLLDPFAGFGSIPLEGLRLGLDVTAVELLPTAYIFLKAVLEYPKKFGRQLIRDVEKWGNWITEQLKNDPEIKELYDEDVAVYIGTWEVKCPHCGRWTPAVGNFWLARVKDGKNYKRLAYMKIDPNGEVRIIDLNEIFADVSGAKVSTERGEIILEGKGYVEKVKKAIERGKLKEEDVEIEGDKVVFKVPRPNIEGRKSQLVCLSCGNVIKYADEEGNHYIEKPKGKNVDFYVKFALRKYHEGNERFARQRLLVKVKVKNKDLIFEPATREDNEKLWKAKEKVKEMVEKKDPDVPTEKMQPYGGATLGDIYKVFISWNNLFNPRQLLTLIKIVRLIREVGKKVEEEKIAEGWSKERAFEYAEAVATYLSIVLVRLMNFNSICTSWYSGSLLTNKIQSSLSFRGIAMVWNWGDTNILYEEGNSYSFRKSTESVLRALQYLTSALSSSQKTLADFTGNSIKVLQGDATSLNLGEKFDVIVTDPPYADDVPYTELSDFYYVWLKRALSDVENGKLVPRFHREAFFKRIGPKWVEIKTQWQEFAKKEVSMYPARFDGKSGKEAKEIASKHFENLFSQAFVAMREHLKDDGILVTYYAHTDLESWITLIEAGWRKAKLQVTRAFPLGTESSQRVTARGKMALDTSVVVVWRKRNEEKEVWVGDIEETLTEVGMKSAKEFISHGYHRLNLLYGVMASVLSEVTKYKAVKSPKGELSVREILEKYVYPATIRGIVGAITEDVKAETLSREGIFYTAYKVLFGNAKVSPNDIILLNLATAVDSSSLQKLRILKRVNSEITLYSPDLLGKKALDARELQKFLKERGAEKYRNSIDVLHVLEHASLLGASKVRETIEELKSKMEVNEAISIAKLVASYYKRIYSLTLGIKDEKEITKRLEKDGLYEVILMERLVKAVRGEML, from the coding sequence ATGGAGAAGAGGTTGATTGAGAGTCCCAATTTTCCAATTGAAGAGGTTAATGAAAAGAGCCTGAAGGAGAAGGGCCCAGGGAGGCCCCCTTACTGGGAGATGGTATTCTGGTGGACTAGGAAGCCATTGATAGGGGCAAGGGCTATAATAGCGGCCTCCCTTCTCCCAGAAGATTACGACGTCAATAAGTTTAAATCCAAGATAAGGCTTAGCGAAGGCCATAAAGCTAACCCAGAGCCAATGTTTAGGGGGAAGAAGCTCCTCGATCCTTTTGCCGGGTTTGGCTCAATCCCACTCGAAGGTTTAAGGCTTGGCCTAGATGTTACCGCAGTCGAGCTCTTACCCACTGCATATATCTTCCTCAAGGCCGTCCTTGAGTATCCAAAGAAATTTGGGAGGCAATTAATCAGGGACGTGGAGAAATGGGGAAACTGGATAACCGAGCAGTTGAAGAACGACCCCGAGATTAAGGAGCTTTATGACGAGGATGTAGCCGTTTACATTGGAACCTGGGAAGTTAAGTGCCCTCACTGTGGGAGGTGGACTCCAGCCGTGGGAAACTTCTGGCTTGCCCGAGTTAAGGATGGAAAGAACTACAAGAGGCTCGCTTACATGAAGATAGATCCCAATGGGGAGGTAAGAATAATTGATCTAAATGAGATATTCGCAGATGTCTCTGGGGCCAAGGTAAGCACGGAGAGGGGAGAGATAATCCTGGAGGGGAAGGGATACGTGGAGAAGGTCAAGAAGGCTATTGAAAGGGGGAAGCTCAAAGAGGAGGACGTTGAAATAGAAGGAGACAAAGTCGTTTTCAAAGTTCCAAGGCCGAATATAGAGGGTAGGAAAAGCCAGCTTGTTTGCCTATCATGTGGTAACGTGATTAAGTATGCAGATGAAGAGGGAAATCACTACATTGAAAAGCCTAAGGGAAAGAACGTGGACTTCTATGTGAAGTTCGCTCTGAGGAAGTATCACGAGGGGAATGAGAGGTTTGCAAGGCAAAGATTGCTCGTGAAGGTGAAGGTTAAAAACAAGGATCTGATCTTCGAGCCTGCAACGAGGGAAGACAATGAGAAGCTCTGGAAGGCGAAGGAGAAGGTCAAGGAGATGGTTGAGAAGAAAGACCCTGATGTACCGACTGAGAAAATGCAACCCTATGGTGGAGCTACTCTTGGAGATATTTATAAGGTGTTCATCAGTTGGAATAACCTATTCAACCCCCGCCAGCTCCTCACGCTGATTAAGATTGTGAGGCTGATAAGAGAAGTGGGCAAGAAGGTCGAGGAGGAGAAAATTGCTGAGGGCTGGAGCAAGGAGAGGGCCTTTGAATACGCGGAGGCCGTGGCAACGTATTTGAGCATTGTTCTGGTCAGGTTAATGAACTTTAATTCAATATGTACTTCATGGTATTCTGGATCTCTTTTGACAAATAAAATCCAGTCCTCTTTGTCATTTAGAGGAATTGCAATGGTATGGAACTGGGGAGACACTAATATCCTTTATGAGGAGGGAAATTCATATTCTTTCAGAAAAAGTACTGAATCTGTCTTGAGGGCTCTCCAGTACCTCACCTCAGCCCTCTCGTCCTCCCAGAAAACTCTCGCGGACTTCACGGGCAACTCCATTAAAGTCCTCCAGGGCGATGCAACCTCTCTCAACCTCGGCGAGAAGTTCGACGTCATCGTGACCGATCCACCCTACGCTGACGACGTCCCCTACACGGAGCTTTCCGACTTTTACTACGTCTGGCTGAAGAGGGCTTTGAGCGACGTTGAGAACGGCAAACTCGTTCCAAGGTTCCACAGAGAGGCGTTCTTCAAGAGAATTGGCCCTAAGTGGGTCGAAATAAAGACGCAGTGGCAAGAGTTTGCCAAGAAGGAGGTTTCGATGTATCCAGCGAGGTTTGATGGAAAGTCAGGCAAAGAGGCTAAGGAAATCGCCTCAAAGCACTTCGAGAACCTCTTCAGCCAGGCATTCGTGGCCATGAGGGAACACCTCAAGGACGATGGAATACTAGTTACTTACTACGCCCACACCGACCTAGAGAGTTGGATTACCCTGATAGAAGCCGGATGGAGAAAGGCAAAGCTCCAAGTGACGAGGGCCTTTCCCCTGGGAACGGAGTCATCCCAGAGAGTCACCGCCAGAGGAAAGATGGCCCTTGACACTTCAGTAGTAGTTGTTTGGAGAAAGAGGAATGAAGAGAAGGAGGTTTGGGTAGGTGACATTGAAGAGACCTTAACAGAGGTGGGAATGAAGAGTGCCAAGGAATTCATTTCCCACGGTTACCACAGGTTGAATCTCCTCTATGGTGTAATGGCCTCAGTTCTCTCGGAAGTTACAAAGTATAAAGCAGTAAAATCCCCAAAGGGAGAGCTGAGCGTGAGGGAAATCTTGGAGAAGTACGTATATCCAGCGACGATTAGGGGAATAGTGGGGGCTATAACTGAAGATGTAAAAGCTGAAACGCTCTCAAGAGAGGGGATATTCTACACAGCTTATAAGGTGCTCTTTGGAAACGCAAAGGTTTCGCCGAATGATATAATACTACTAAACCTAGCTACGGCCGTAGATTCTTCAAGTCTTCAAAAGCTGAGAATTTTGAAGAGAGTAAATAGCGAGATCACCCTATACTCTCCCGACCTTCTAGGTAAGAAGGCCCTAGATGCTAGGGAACTTCAAAAGTTCCTTAAGGAAAGGGGTGCGGAAAAGTATAGAAACTCCATAGATGTTCTTCACGTGCTTGAGCACGCCTCTCTCCTGGGGGCTTCAAAGGTCAGGGAGACGATTGAGGAGCTAAAGAGTAAAATGGAAGTGAACGAGGCAATTTCTATTGCAAAGCTCGTAGCTTCCTATTATAAGAGAATTTATTCCTTAACCCTGGGAATTAAAGATGAGAAAGAAATAACAAAGAGGTTAGAGAAAGACGGCCTTTATGAGGTTATTCTTATGGAGAGACTTGTCAAAGCTGTTAGGGGTGAAATGTTATGA
- a CDS encoding DUF365 domain-containing protein, whose protein sequence is MKAVTFPVPWEYLNRIFEGKNVFVKPATLKVEEGMKVIFYASRENQGWHGEAEVERVEHYTNVEEIIKKYGDKLFLTPEELRRYDKERSRWGSGRRKRPWMVLVLRNIRKYPRVVKPKKFIVVSGRYVDEKEYEEIRKSTS, encoded by the coding sequence ATGAAGGCGGTGACGTTTCCAGTTCCCTGGGAGTACCTAAATAGGATATTCGAGGGAAAGAACGTCTTCGTGAAGCCGGCAACGCTCAAGGTTGAAGAGGGAATGAAGGTTATCTTCTACGCTTCCAGGGAAAATCAAGGGTGGCATGGGGAAGCAGAGGTTGAGAGGGTTGAACACTACACCAACGTGGAGGAGATAATAAAGAAGTACGGGGATAAGCTTTTCCTAACCCCCGAGGAGTTGAGGAGGTACGATAAGGAGAGAAGCAGATGGGGTTCTGGGAGGAGAAAGAGGCCATGGATGGTTCTCGTGCTCAGGAACATCAGGAAGTATCCCAGGGTTGTAAAGCCAAAGAAGTTTATCGTTGTCTCTGGAAGGTACGTGGATGAGAAAGAGTACGAGGAGATTAGGAAAAGTACGAGCTGA
- a CDS encoding ABC transporter permease → MNVFLTMIYRELKRFIRSPSRIIGSILNPLLWLIFFGKGWSGVFNFPMATRIFGGVDYMTYLVPGVVVMTVFDMSFLQGLTIIWDKQFGFMKEILVAPASRVESILGRITGGAIVAMIQGFIMVALSFIVANLKVSGVIPTLILAFFVGVAIAGLGVAVALKMSSMEGFQIIVMMLMLPMMFLSGAFYPVRTMPNWMQWLAKINPLTYAVDGARYYLAGVTPTFGIMQDWIVLILLALVFAGFAGLEFRKAYLS, encoded by the coding sequence ATGAATGTCTTCTTAACGATGATTTACCGTGAGCTTAAGAGGTTCATAAGGTCACCTTCTAGAATAATAGGGAGCATTCTAAATCCCTTACTTTGGCTGATCTTTTTCGGAAAGGGATGGAGCGGGGTGTTCAACTTTCCCATGGCCACGAGGATATTCGGCGGAGTTGACTACATGACTTACCTAGTCCCGGGAGTCGTTGTAATGACGGTATTTGATATGAGCTTCTTGCAAGGATTAACGATAATATGGGATAAGCAGTTTGGTTTCATGAAGGAAATTCTAGTGGCCCCTGCAAGCAGAGTTGAGAGCATCCTGGGAAGGATAACGGGAGGAGCAATAGTTGCAATGATCCAGGGATTTATAATGGTAGCATTAAGCTTTATTGTAGCGAATCTAAAAGTTTCCGGGGTAATACCAACGCTCATCCTGGCCTTCTTCGTAGGCGTAGCAATAGCGGGCTTGGGTGTTGCAGTAGCCCTTAAGATGAGTAGCATGGAGGGGTTCCAGATAATAGTGATGATGCTAATGCTCCCAATGATGTTCCTCAGCGGTGCATTCTACCCAGTAAGGACTATGCCAAACTGGATGCAGTGGCTAGCAAAGATAAACCCCTTAACGTATGCAGTTGATGGGGCTAGGTACTATCTTGCAGGGGTAACTCCAACTTTTGGGATTATGCAGGATTGGATAGTCTTAATACTCCTAGCTTTAGTGTTCGCTGGATTTGCAGGATTGGAGTTTAGAAAGGCCTATCTTTCATGA
- a CDS encoding CRISPR-associated endonuclease Cas3'', which yields MEDHIRKGLEIIEGLYLRRGYGHFLSKILNIDVKLAEELLKKAYIFHDIGKCLEEFQQRREKFRFHEVYSALVAREVFKKYGDIGGVVSVAILLHHHNWIREKSPKRPRNLKLCNECLSIIKKLSGEKIPEEIPWRNWIEFTEEAEEIMRTNLRGVYSILLPLVVADNYAAAVNRGGKKSALGKEIFEVLKVRGWKVASSFSSRF from the coding sequence ATGGAGGATCACATAAGGAAAGGTCTTGAAATTATTGAGGGACTATATCTGCGAAGGGGCTATGGCCACTTTCTTTCCAAAATTTTGAATATCGATGTTAAACTTGCAGAAGAACTCTTAAAAAAGGCCTACATATTCCATGATATTGGAAAGTGTCTTGAAGAGTTCCAACAAAGGCGGGAAAAGTTCAGGTTTCACGAGGTATACTCTGCTTTAGTAGCGAGAGAAGTCTTTAAGAAATATGGAGATATAGGTGGTGTAGTTTCTGTTGCGATACTTCTCCATCATCACAATTGGATAAGAGAAAAAAGTCCCAAAAGGCCAAGAAACCTTAAGCTTTGTAACGAATGTCTTTCCATAATCAAGAAACTTTCTGGAGAAAAGATACCAGAAGAAATCCCATGGAGAAATTGGATCGAATTCACAGAAGAAGCTGAAGAGATCATGAGAACAAATCTAAGGGGTGTGTACTCTATTTTACTTCCACTAGTCGTTGCTGACAACTATGCTGCAGCGGTGAATAGAGGTGGAAAGAAGAGTGCCCTTGGAAAGGAAATTTTCGAAGTTCTAAAAGTTAGGGGGTGGAAGGTTGCTAGTAGTTTTTCCAGTAGGTTTTGA
- a CDS encoding ATP-binding cassette domain-containing protein, which produces MEAIIVENLVKKYGDFEAVRGISFKVRRGEIFAFLGPNGAGKTTTVHMLTTLLKPTSGRAIVAGHDVVKESREVRKKIGVVFQDPSVDRELTAWENMYIHGRIYGLKGQELKKKIEELLKFVELWEFKDRQVKYFSGGMQRRLEIARALIHEPEVLFLDEPTIGLDPQTRAHIWEYIKTMKEEHDMTIFLTTHYMDEAEQLADRIAIIDHGKIIAEGTAEELKKLVGNDIIYVKFEKPTCIQAEFIRGCKVLNNGRVALEVKNAAEALPLVFEKAREMELKILEVTYHRPTLNDVFLHLTGREIRDEASEKPTMPIRRWRR; this is translated from the coding sequence GTGGAGGCTATAATAGTGGAGAACCTCGTTAAAAAGTATGGAGACTTTGAAGCTGTAAGGGGGATATCCTTTAAGGTAAGACGGGGTGAAATATTCGCTTTCCTGGGACCAAATGGAGCTGGAAAAACGACGACAGTTCATATGTTAACCACGCTACTGAAGCCCACTTCGGGAAGAGCAATAGTAGCTGGGCACGATGTTGTTAAAGAATCCAGGGAAGTTAGAAAGAAGATAGGAGTTGTTTTTCAAGATCCAAGCGTTGACCGAGAACTAACGGCCTGGGAAAATATGTACATTCATGGGAGGATCTACGGGCTTAAAGGACAAGAACTGAAAAAGAAGATTGAAGAGTTGTTAAAATTCGTTGAACTCTGGGAGTTTAAGGATAGGCAGGTAAAATACTTCTCTGGAGGTATGCAAAGGAGGCTGGAGATAGCGAGGGCTTTAATCCATGAGCCGGAAGTCCTCTTTTTGGATGAACCTACAATAGGGCTCGATCCCCAGACAAGGGCCCATATTTGGGAGTACATCAAGACGATGAAGGAAGAGCATGACATGACGATATTCCTAACCACTCACTACATGGATGAAGCTGAGCAACTTGCAGACAGGATAGCAATCATAGACCATGGAAAGATAATTGCTGAGGGTACGGCTGAGGAGCTGAAGAAGTTGGTAGGTAATGATATAATCTACGTTAAGTTTGAGAAACCGACGTGCATACAAGCCGAGTTCATAAGGGGATGTAAGGTTCTCAACAACGGAAGGGTTGCCCTAGAAGTTAAGAACGCAGCAGAAGCTTTACCCCTGGTCTTTGAAAAAGCTAGGGAGATGGAACTCAAGATTTTAGAAGTTACTTATCACCGTCCAACGTTAAACGATGTGTTCTTGCACTTAACTGGTAGAGAAATAAGGGATGAAGCTTCTGAAAAGCCAACAATGCCAATAAGGAGGTGGAGGAGATGA
- a CDS encoding PIN domain-containing protein, with protein MIFVYFSLRDEKAKALVKSLIERSFTLVINPVVFSETAYKVMFTLALRDGLKGVYDLRKHLDRYAWVYGKVKKSIELLIKNELLRIVEVNAEIGEKYALLTNDAIIVATCKYYEIQKIATFDEDFKKVDFIEIIDSSL; from the coding sequence ATGATTTTTGTTTATTTTTCTCTTCGTGACGAGAAGGCAAAGGCATTAGTGAAGTCATTGATTGAAAGGAGCTTCACTTTAGTCATAAACCCTGTCGTTTTCTCTGAAACGGCTTATAAAGTTATGTTCACCTTAGCCCTTCGAGATGGATTGAAGGGCGTTTATGATCTCAGAAAGCATTTAGATAGATATGCTTGGGTTTATGGAAAAGTCAAAAAATCGATTGAACTGCTGATAAAGAATGAACTTTTGAGGATAGTCGAAGTCAACGCAGAAATTGGGGAGAAATACGCTCTTTTAACCAATGATGCTATAATAGTTGCCACTTGCAAATATTACGAAATTCAGAAAATAGCCACTTTTGATGAAGACTTTAAGAAAGTTGATTTTATCGAAATTATCGATTCATCATTATAA
- a CDS encoding AbrB/MazE/SpoVT family DNA-binding domain-containing protein has product MPITKVTRNYRITIPAEIRKALGIKEGELLEVKLEDGKIIIERLKKERKTLKLGKKLTPEEIEKAIVEGMKECI; this is encoded by the coding sequence ATGCCAATAACGAAGGTTACTCGAAATTATCGAATAACAATTCCCGCGGAAATTAGAAAGGCCCTTGGAATTAAAGAAGGTGAACTACTCGAGGTTAAGCTCGAAGATGGGAAAATTATTATAGAAAGGCTCAAAAAAGAAAGAAAAACACTCAAGTTGGGTAAAAAGTTAACTCCCGAAGAAATTGAGAAAGCAATAGTGGAAGGGATGAAAGAATGCATATAG
- the csa3 gene encoding CRISPR-associated CARF protein Csa3 produces MLVVFPVGFDEKFIIRALVRKREGVNGLEPKDKLLMIVPEDYQREQRTLNAIDSIKNIASPIIGEKNIIILEVPLNGEEMVTRISHAITENITDDRLILAVLSGGMRPFIVSTLLALLTIRDVRVIIESDFENLSGYISLELGTFLAPSKRRWAKIICGLLEGKSVRRISEELGLSPATISYELKEMVKYNLVKPEKPNERTPKYLVTKAGKIYMRLQREKCHKEDP; encoded by the coding sequence TTGCTAGTAGTTTTTCCAGTAGGTTTTGATGAAAAATTTATTATCAGGGCTTTAGTAAGAAAAAGAGAGGGTGTAAATGGTCTTGAACCCAAAGATAAGCTCCTGATGATAGTTCCAGAAGATTACCAAAGAGAGCAGAGAACACTTAATGCAATAGACTCTATAAAAAATATTGCATCTCCAATAATTGGAGAAAAGAATATTATAATTTTAGAAGTTCCCCTTAATGGTGAGGAGATGGTAACTAGAATATCCCATGCTATAACGGAAAATATCACAGACGATCGTCTCATCTTGGCAGTTCTTTCAGGTGGTATGAGGCCATTTATTGTATCCACGCTCTTAGCACTTCTGACAATTAGAGATGTCAGAGTTATCATAGAAAGTGACTTCGAAAACCTTTCAGGATACATCTCCTTAGAATTAGGAACATTCCTAGCCCCATCCAAAAGGAGATGGGCAAAGATAATTTGTGGGCTTCTCGAAGGGAAAAGTGTGAGGAGAATATCTGAAGAGCTTGGACTCTCTCCAGCAACAATCAGCTATGAGCTGAAAGAAATGGTAAAATATAACCTTGTTAAGCCTGAAAAACCTAATGAGAGAACTCCCAAGTACCTGGTAACAAAAGCTGGAAAGATATACATGAGACTTCAAAGGGAAAAATGTCATAAAGAAGATCCCTAA
- a CDS encoding PadR family transcriptional regulator, with amino-acid sequence MEKPKFKGHLKLLILKLLEENPLHGYGIMSELEKTFGIKVSPGAIYPILSSLRKSGLIEVAREGKREKKLYRITEKGEEYLKKHEDEVEEALEIANKLKEFSELGGREVAQVLREVIENIDKLSEEQKTALAREFSEFVKRIKIILLGGE; translated from the coding sequence TTGGAAAAGCCCAAGTTTAAGGGGCACCTAAAGCTCCTAATACTGAAGCTCCTGGAAGAAAACCCCCTGCACGGATATGGCATTATGTCAGAACTGGAGAAGACCTTTGGTATAAAGGTAAGCCCAGGTGCAATCTATCCAATCCTATCATCTCTAAGAAAGAGTGGATTAATTGAAGTGGCAAGAGAAGGAAAGAGGGAAAAGAAGCTCTATAGAATAACGGAAAAAGGAGAAGAATACCTTAAAAAACACGAAGACGAAGTTGAAGAAGCTTTGGAGATTGCAAATAAGCTTAAAGAATTCTCGGAACTTGGAGGTAGGGAAGTTGCGCAGGTTCTAAGGGAAGTCATTGAGAACATTGACAAGCTTTCCGAAGAGCAGAAAACCGCTTTAGCGAGGGAATTTTCTGAGTTCGTTAAGAGGATCAAGATAATCCTCCTGGGGGGTGAATAA
- a CDS encoding IGHMBP2 family helicase, which translates to MNIKSFINRLKELVEIEKEAEIEAMRLEMKRLSGVERERLGRAILNLNGKIAGEELGYFLVKYGRNREIKTEISVGDLVVISKRDPLKSDLLGTVVEKGKRFIVVALETVPEWALRDVRIDLYANDITFRRWLENLDRVKKAGKRALEFYLGLDEPSQGEEVSFEPFDKSLNSSQRKAIAKGLGSEDFFLIHGPFGTGKTRTLVELIRQEVKRGNKVLATAESNVAVDNLVERLAKDGVKIVRVGHPSRVSRHLHETTLAYLITQHELYGELRELRVIGQSLAEKRDTYTKPTPKFRRGLSDAEIIKLAERRRGIRGLSARLIKEMAEWIKLNRQVQKAFEDARKLEERIARDIIREADVILTTNSSAALEVVDATDYDVAIIDEATQATIPSILIPLNKVDRFILAGDHKQLPPTILSLEAQELSHTLFEGLIERYPWKSEMLTIQYRMNERIMEFPSKEFYDGRIVADERVKNITLGDLGIKVNATGIWRDILDPSNVLVFIDTCMLDNRFERQRRGSESRENPLEAKIVSKIVEKLLESGVKAEMIGVITPYDDQRDLISLNVPEEVEVKTVDGYQGREKEVIILSFVRSNKVGEIGFLKDLRRLNVSLTRAKRKLIMIGDSSTLSSHETYKRLIEHVREKGLYVVLTKDGIR; encoded by the coding sequence ATGAACATAAAGAGCTTCATAAACAGGCTTAAGGAGTTAGTTGAAATCGAGAAGGAAGCTGAAATAGAGGCTATGAGGTTAGAGATGAAAAGGCTCAGCGGAGTGGAGAGGGAAAGGCTAGGTAGAGCAATTCTCAACTTGAACGGTAAAATCGCTGGAGAGGAGCTCGGCTACTTCTTGGTTAAGTACGGGAGGAATAGGGAGATAAAGACCGAGATCAGCGTTGGGGATTTGGTGGTTATAAGCAAGAGAGATCCGTTGAAGAGCGATCTCCTGGGAACCGTTGTTGAGAAGGGGAAGAGGTTCATCGTTGTTGCCTTAGAAACAGTCCCAGAGTGGGCCCTTAGGGATGTGAGAATTGATCTTTACGCCAACGACATAACCTTCAGGAGATGGCTCGAAAACCTCGACAGGGTTAAGAAGGCTGGGAAAAGGGCTTTGGAGTTTTACCTTGGTTTAGATGAGCCTTCCCAAGGGGAGGAAGTTAGCTTTGAACCATTTGACAAGAGCCTAAACTCCTCTCAAAGGAAAGCGATAGCTAAGGGTTTAGGTAGTGAAGACTTCTTCCTAATCCATGGCCCGTTTGGAACCGGGAAGACAAGGACTTTAGTTGAGCTAATTAGGCAGGAAGTGAAGAGGGGGAACAAAGTTCTAGCTACAGCCGAGAGCAACGTGGCCGTGGATAACCTAGTTGAAAGATTAGCTAAAGATGGAGTCAAGATAGTCAGGGTGGGGCACCCAAGTAGGGTTTCGAGGCATTTACACGAGACAACCTTAGCTTACCTCATTACCCAGCACGAGCTCTACGGCGAGCTTAGGGAGCTAAGGGTGATAGGGCAGAGCTTGGCCGAGAAGAGGGATACTTATACAAAGCCGACCCCAAAGTTCAGGAGAGGATTAAGTGATGCTGAGATAATTAAGCTAGCGGAGAGGAGGAGAGGGATCAGAGGACTCTCGGCCAGGCTAATAAAGGAGATGGCCGAGTGGATAAAACTAAACAGGCAGGTTCAGAAGGCCTTTGAGGATGCTAGGAAGCTTGAGGAGAGAATTGCGAGGGATATAATTAGGGAAGCTGATGTAATTTTAACAACTAACTCTTCCGCGGCCCTTGAAGTCGTTGATGCTACCGATTACGATGTTGCGATAATAGATGAGGCAACTCAGGCAACGATACCGAGCATATTAATTCCCTTGAATAAGGTTGATAGGTTTATACTTGCTGGAGATCACAAGCAACTTCCCCCTACTATCTTAAGCTTGGAAGCCCAGGAGCTCTCTCACACGCTTTTCGAAGGTTTAATTGAGAGGTATCCGTGGAAGAGCGAAATGCTAACAATTCAATATAGGATGAACGAGAGGATAATGGAGTTTCCGAGCAAGGAGTTTTACGATGGAAGGATAGTTGCCGATGAAAGGGTGAAAAACATAACCCTGGGAGACCTCGGAATTAAAGTTAACGCCACCGGAATATGGAGGGATATCCTAGATCCAAGCAACGTCCTCGTATTCATAGATACTTGCATGCTCGACAATAGGTTTGAAAGGCAGAGGAGGGGAAGCGAAAGCAGGGAGAATCCATTAGAGGCTAAGATAGTGAGTAAAATCGTAGAAAAGCTCTTAGAAAGTGGAGTTAAAGCGGAAATGATAGGAGTAATTACCCCTTACGATGACCAGAGGGACTTGATAAGCTTGAACGTTCCCGAGGAGGTTGAAGTCAAGACAGTAGATGGCTACCAGGGAAGGGAAAAGGAAGTGATAATTCTATCATTTGTTCGCTCTAACAAGGTGGGAGAGATCGGCTTTCTCAAGGACTTGAGGAGGCTAAACGTGTCCTTAACCAGGGCTAAGAGGAAGCTTATCATGATTGGTGATTCCTCAACGCTTTCATCTCACGAAACTTACAAGAGGTTGATAGAGCACGTGAGGGAGAAGGGGTTATATGTTGTGCTAACGAAGGATGGCATTAGGTGA